From Pan paniscus chromosome 6, NHGRI_mPanPan1-v2.0_pri, whole genome shotgun sequence, one genomic window encodes:
- the LOC129398249 gene encoding putative STAG3-like protein 2 isoform X2 — translation MIFSMLRKLPKVTCRDVLPEIRAICIEEIGCWMQSYSTSFLTDSYLKYIGWTLHDKHREVRVKCVKALKGLYGNRDLTARLELFTGRFKDWMVSMIVDREYSVAVEAVRLLILILKNMEGVLMDVDCESVYPIV, via the exons ATGATCTTTTCAATGCTGCGAAAGCTGCCAAAAGTGACATGCAG GGATGTCCTTCCTGAGATCCGTGCTATCTGCATTGAGGAAATTGGGTGTTGGATGCAAAGCTACAGCACGTCTTTCCTCACCGAcagctatttaaaatatattggttGGACTCTGCATGATAAG CACCGAGAAGTCCGCGTGAAGTGCGTGAAGGCTCTGAAAGGGCTGTACGGTAACCGGGACCTGACCGCACGCCTGGAGCTCTTCACTGGCCGCTTCAAG GACTGGATGGTTTCCATGATCGTGGACAGAGAGTACAGTGTAGCAGTGGAGGCCGTCAGATTACTGATACTTATCCTTAA GAACATGGAAGGGGTGCTGATGGACGTGGACTGTGAGAGCGTCTACCCCATTGTGTAG
- the LOC129398249 gene encoding putative STAG3-like protein 2 isoform X1, whose product MYQTRKWFEDSFNRGVKKKAAKRPLKTTPVAKYPKKGSQVVHRHSRKQSEPPANDLFNAAKAAKSDMQVKDVLPEIRAICIEEIGCWMQSYSTSFLTDSYLKYIGWTLHDKHREVRVKCVKALKGLYGNRDLTARLELFTGRFKDWMVSMIVDREYSVAVEAVRLLILILKNMEGVLMDVDCESVYPIV is encoded by the exons ATGTACCAG acaagaaaatggttTGAGGACAGCTTCAATCGCGGTGTGAAGAAGAAAGCAGCAAAACGACCACTGAAAACAACGCCG GTGGCAAAATATCCAAAGAAAGGGTCCCAAGTGGTACATCGTCATAGCCGGAAACAGTCAGAGCCACCAGCCAATGATCTTTTCAATGCTGCGAAAGCTGCCAAAAGTGACATGCAGGTAAA GGATGTCCTTCCTGAGATCCGTGCTATCTGCATTGAGGAAATTGGGTGTTGGATGCAAAGCTACAGCACGTCTTTCCTCACCGAcagctatttaaaatatattggttGGACTCTGCATGATAAG CACCGAGAAGTCCGCGTGAAGTGCGTGAAGGCTCTGAAAGGGCTGTACGGTAACCGGGACCTGACCGCACGCCTGGAGCTCTTCACTGGCCGCTTCAAG GACTGGATGGTTTCCATGATCGTGGACAGAGAGTACAGTGTAGCAGTGGAGGCCGTCAGATTACTGATACTTATCCTTAA GAACATGGAAGGGGTGCTGATGGACGTGGACTGTGAGAGCGTCTACCCCATTGTGTAG
- the LOC129398249 gene encoding putative STAG3-like protein 2 isoform X3 → MQVKDVLPEIRAICIEEIGCWMQSYSTSFLTDSYLKYIGWTLHDKHREVRVKCVKALKGLYGNRDLTARLELFTGRFKDWMVSMIVDREYSVAVEAVRLLILILKNMEGVLMDVDCESVYPIV, encoded by the exons ATGCAGGTAAA GGATGTCCTTCCTGAGATCCGTGCTATCTGCATTGAGGAAATTGGGTGTTGGATGCAAAGCTACAGCACGTCTTTCCTCACCGAcagctatttaaaatatattggttGGACTCTGCATGATAAG CACCGAGAAGTCCGCGTGAAGTGCGTGAAGGCTCTGAAAGGGCTGTACGGTAACCGGGACCTGACCGCACGCCTGGAGCTCTTCACTGGCCGCTTCAAG GACTGGATGGTTTCCATGATCGTGGACAGAGAGTACAGTGTAGCAGTGGAGGCCGTCAGATTACTGATACTTATCCTTAA GAACATGGAAGGGGTGCTGATGGACGTGGACTGTGAGAGCGTCTACCCCATTGTGTAG